The genome window AAGTCATCGCCACCCACTTCGAGGCACCGCTCAAAACTTGCTTGATCTTCTAAGGAGGTTATAAAAATAATCGGTAAGTAAACTTCACTATACTGCTGCTTTATTTTTTCAGCAGCTTCAAAACCATCCATTACAGGCATTAAAACATCAAGTAAAACAACGTCTATTTGCTCTCTTTTAAGTACATTAAGTGCATCTAGCCCGTTATAAGCCACTGATATTTTATAACCCTCTTGCTCAAGCATTTTACTTAGTAAAATGCGATTGAGCGCCTGATCATCCACAATTAACACATGTATCATTAGCTAATATCAAACTTTTTATCAAAACGTGAAATTTGTAGAATTTTTCTAAGCTGAGGTTGGCAATTGCTTATTTCAATAGTTTTCACTTGGCTATCAATTGTTTTTTTCATGTTAAGTAACATGCCAAGTGCTGAGCTATCCATGTAGTCAGTCTCTCTTAAATCGATAATAACCTTTACTGTTTTTTCGCTCATTTGGGCATAAGCTTGGCGAAAAGATTGCACTAAATTAAAGTCAAATTTACCTTTGATTTGTATTGTTAATGTAGTGCCATCGACTGATTCATTCTTAGTTAAACTCATATTAAACTCCAATAATATTTCCTTTGAACTAAATATAACCTGTTAAAAGTATTTAGCAAAAAGAAAAACACACAACTTCAAATTTGCTATCATTTACGCCAATATTTAATTAATTTTTATCCATAAAGGTAAGGTATGAGTGATAGTCACTTAGTATATTCAACAAGTACGGGGCGCATTGACCAGCCAAAACCAGAAAAAGAGTTAGAAGCTAAGCTTTTTAAAGATGGTTTTATTCGCATTGAGCGTCAAACAAAAGGACGTAAAGGCAAAGGCGTAATGTTAGTTGTAGGCATTGATCCAAAAGATCATGATTTAAAAAAGTTAGCTAAAACTATAAAAAGCAAAATGGGCCAAGGCGGCGCAGTAAAAGAAGGCATTATTGAAGTGCAAGGTGATGACCGCGATAAACTAAAAGCCATTTTAGAAGCGTTAAAATTTAAAGTTAAAATTGCGGGTGGTTAACCCGC of Pseudoalteromonas arctica A 37-1-2 contains these proteins:
- a CDS encoding STAS domain-containing protein, giving the protein MSLTKNESVDGTTLTIQIKGKFDFNLVQSFRQAYAQMSEKTVKVIIDLRETDYMDSSALGMLLNMKKTIDSQVKTIEISNCQPQLRKILQISRFDKKFDIS
- a CDS encoding translation initiation factor, which produces MSDSHLVYSTSTGRIDQPKPEKELEAKLFKDGFIRIERQTKGRKGKGVMLVVGIDPKDHDLKKLAKTIKSKMGQGGAVKEGIIEVQGDDRDKLKAILEALKFKVKIAGG